The sequence AAAAGGCCACGATTACAGCCAACATGATGCGAAATGCTCGTCCAGAGTGAAAATGACTCCTGCCTAACTTGCATGCGATGAATCCGTAGCATGTTGTGATGCATATGAGAGGAACCAAAAAGCCAAACACAAATCTGATGATGCTTAACCTtccatacaatttaaaatagtcttCATTACATTGATAATGCATgcagtgtgttttattattttctgtgtaaGTCTCTCTTAACATCATAAAAGGCAGACTAAGAATTGAAGCCAGAATCCAAGCCGTTGCACAGGACAGTCGTGCGATGAACAAGCTGCGATGATTCTGAGCCCAAACCGGCGTGATCACCTGAACAAACCGATCCAGACTTATCAAGCTCAGTGTGAAAACGCTGGCAAACATGGTGATGAGCATAATAAAGTAGAGAATCTTGCACACGGTGTATCCATATGGACAGTAATCAAGATGAGATCTTTGTGCCACATAGTAAAGAGTGGAAAGGCAGCACAAGAGGTCAGCAATCGCTAGATTCAGAAAC is a genomic window of Cyprinus carpio isolate SPL01 chromosome B10, ASM1834038v1, whole genome shotgun sequence containing:
- the LOC109084439 gene encoding C3a anaphylatoxin chemotactic receptor-like — its product is MNQTDFTRGVDDQCCFNETVRNSMRVISLVFYYLTLILGVPGNIFVVYVAGLKMKRTVNTVGFLNLAIADLLCCLSTLYYVAQRSHLDYCPYGYTVCKILYFIMLITMFASVFTLSLISLDRFVQVITPVWAQNHRSLFIARLSCATAWILASILSLPFMMLRETYTENNKTHCMHYQCNEDYFKLYGRLSIIRFVFGFLVPLICITTCYGFIACKLGRSHFHSGRAFRIMLAVIVAFFLCWLPYHIVELIIMYGEKSSFLVALEVDLLSVSLAYFNSCLNPVLYVFMGQDFKSNVKLSLRHVFERVFSEEGTQASRSTQSQYTHSV